Below is a genomic region from Hippea sp. KM1.
CTCTCATGTACTCCATTTATCAAACCTCCTTAATTACAGCTTCATAAGCATAGGAATAGCGCCAGCTACAAACACGATGGCAAAGATTACCCAGAAAATCCATACATTACCCTGGTAATTCTCCCTCTCGGCAGCTCCAGCAAAGTTAACCAACACAACCCTTAAACCGTTAATAGCATGATACGAAGCAACAAGCCACAAACCAACCTCTAACAGTTTGAATACAGGATTCTCCAAAGCTGCCATAGCCTTAGTGAAACCCTGAGGATTCTGAAGCGTTGAGATTACCCATTCATGCAAGAACAGATAAAGGATCAACAAAAGACCGGTAATCCTGTGGAAAATCCAGGCCACAAAACCCTCATGCCACTTATAAGAAATATGATGTGGACGACCTCTATACCAATCCATAGCCCTCCTCGGCTGCACTCTTAGTGCAACCTCTGACCTCCTTTCCAAAAATTTTTTCTCTAAATATCACAAGCCTAACTATTTGTCAAGACTTAGTAAAATTAAGGGACAGCTGCTAAAAATTAACACCAGCTGCCCCTTTATGGCTTAATTAATTAACCCACACTATATTTATTTGCCCACTCCTTCTTGGCCATCTCATACAGGTCGTTGCCGTGTGCATCATAGCAGACAAACAGCGGCATATCCTCGACAACGAGCTTCCTTACAGCCTCAGGTCCAAGCTCAGGATATGCGATAATCTCTGCCTCCTTAACAGCGCTTCCAACAACAGCTGCCGCACCACCTATAGAGACAAAATAACAAGCCTTATACTGGATGCAGGCCTGCTTAACCTCATCGCTCATCTTACCCTTGCCGATCATGCCCTTCTGACCCAAGGAGATGAGCCTTGGTGCAAATGGATTCATCCTATAGCTGGTCGTTGGGCCGGCAGAACCTATGGGTTTACCCGGTCTTGCAGGAGAAGGCCCAACATAGTAAATCACCTGGCCCTTTATATCAAAAGGCAGCTCTTTACCCTCATCCAAAGCCTTAACCATCCTCATGTGGGCGGCATCCCTTGCCGTATACAAAACACCAGATAGGTATACCTTATCACCGGCCTTTAACTGGATTATATCCTCATCGGTTAAAGGTGTCTTTAATCTATACTCTGCCATACCTGACTCCTTTAAAGCTCTATTTCTTTGTGCCTGTTAACATGGCAAGCTATGTTGATACCCAAAGGCAGCGTGGCTATGTGGCAAGGCTCCATTTCGATATGAACACCTAAACAGGTGGTCAAACCGCCAAGACCGGCAGGACCTATACCGGAGTTGTTGACCTTCTCCAAGATCTCCTGCTCCATCTCGGCCAATACAGGATCATCGCTGGGCTTGCCCACCTTTCTCAATGTGGCATGCTTAGCCATTACTGCAGCCCTTTCAAAATCACCGCCTATACCCACACCCACTATAACCGGTGGGCATGGATTGGGCCCTGCCTGTATAACCCAATCGACAACGGTCTGGATTATTCCATCCCTTCCGTCGGCCGGTTTTAGCATCTGAACCTTACTCATAGACTCACTGCCGCCACCCTTGGCATCGAAGATGATCTTCACCTTGTTGCCAGGCACAACAAATGTGTGGATAACAGCCGGCAGGTTATTGCCGTAATTCTCCCTGGTGAGCGGATGGCAGGTGGACTTCCTCAAATATCCATCCTTATAAGCCCTTTCAACACCCTTGTTTATGGCATCAACAACATAGCCGTCTGTAAAATGGACATCCTGACCAACCTCTAAGAATATAACAGCCAAGCCTGTATCCTGACAGAGCGGAAACTCCTCCTTCGAGGAGACCTCTATGTTCTGAAAGATCGTCTCAAGCACCTGTTTTGCCACAGGGGACTTTTCCTTCTCGTAAGCCTTCTTCTCAGCCTCCAAAACATCCTCAGGTATATGATAGGCCGCCTCTAAGGCGAGCTTATAGACGGCCTCTTCAACATCCTTTACGCTTACATTTCTTACTTCAGCCATTTTGGCTCCCTTTCGGTTTTATTTTATAAGAGTTTGAGCTCTTCGATCCTGTTGCAGAGCTCTTTTACATGGTCAGCCGATGCCTTGAGTGCTGCAAGCTCCTCATCGTTGAGTTTAAGCTCAACGATCTCCTCAACACCGTTCTGACCCAATCTTGCTGGCAAGCCAACAAACAGATCAGGATCAAGACCGTATTTACCCTGGGTCTTTACAGCGCATGGCAATACATCCTTTGTATCCTTTACGATGGCCTCAACCATCTGAACAACTGCAGAAGCCGTTGCATAGAATGCAGAACCGGTCTTTAGGAGTGATACGATCTCGCCACCACCCTTTCTTGTTCTCTCAACAAGCCTGTCGATTGTCTCCTTATCAAAGATCTCAGTTATAGGCACACCCCTTACTGTGGAGTACCTTGTCAGAGGAACCATATCGTCGCCATGTCCGCCCAATGTCATAGCCTGAACAGCCTTCACGGAGCATTTGGCCTCCCAAG
It encodes:
- the sdhC gene encoding succinate dehydrogenase, cytochrome b556 subunit: MDWYRGRPHHISYKWHEGFVAWIFHRITGLLLILYLFLHEWVISTLQNPQGFTKAMAALENPVFKLLEVGLWLVASYHAINGLRVVLVNFAGAAERENYQGNVWIFWVIFAIVFVAGAIPMLMKL
- a CDS encoding Fe-S-containing hydro-lyase; amino-acid sequence: MAEYRLKTPLTDEDIIQLKAGDKVYLSGVLYTARDAAHMRMVKALDEGKELPFDIKGQVIYYVGPSPARPGKPIGSAGPTTSYRMNPFAPRLISLGQKGMIGKGKMSDEVKQACIQYKACYFVSIGGAAAVVGSAVKEAEIIAYPELGPEAVRKLVVEDMPLFVCYDAHGNDLYEMAKKEWANKYSVG
- a CDS encoding fumarate hydratase, with amino-acid sequence MAEVRNVSVKDVEEAVYKLALEAAYHIPEDVLEAEKKAYEKEKSPVAKQVLETIFQNIEVSSKEEFPLCQDTGLAVIFLEVGQDVHFTDGYVVDAINKGVERAYKDGYLRKSTCHPLTRENYGNNLPAVIHTFVVPGNKVKIIFDAKGGGSESMSKVQMLKPADGRDGIIQTVVDWVIQAGPNPCPPVIVGVGIGGDFERAAVMAKHATLRKVGKPSDDPVLAEMEQEILEKVNNSGIGPAGLGGLTTCLGVHIEMEPCHIATLPLGINIACHVNRHKEIEL